Genomic segment of Hoplias malabaricus isolate fHopMal1 chromosome 14, fHopMal1.hap1, whole genome shotgun sequence:
CCCCATTTTTCTCCACACCACTGAGACAAACACTTATGGGATAATTTGGCAAACACCACAACAAACAGGAAAATGACTtatgtatttacaaagaaagtAGGCATACATTTTTACAAGTATTATACTCGAGTCATTTCCAGCACCACGTGAGGAAGAAAACCACAGTTACCGCTTTCACGTTGAACAGCCGCCTAACTAAATTATATTCACTTCGAAGTCATGCCAACCTCTAAGCTATTAATCAATCCTTGGGATAACCATTTAGCAATATTTTTCAAACCTCCAAAGAGTTGATAAAACTAGGATCACTATCTCATGTCTATAATCTTACTCCAATAACCTCATAAAATGTAGTTAACTTAGCATCAAGTAAGTTTTAATAATTAACCATTATTTGATTATTTCCTTCAGCAAGGATAGCCACTCACCACTGCGTGGTTTGGACAGATGTTTCTGTTTATGGGCCCTTCGTCTCACACAGCACAGCAGGTGTTGAAGTCGGCACAGCTTGCGGCTCAAACTTGACTTTGGACTTTTTCAAAAGATGAATCTTAATTCTTGATGTAAAGGCTCCTGGCTCTGGCTCTGGCTCTGGCTCGGCCAATTGTTGGATTGAGGTGGTGGTTGAGGTTGTTGAGAATGAATTAGACAGAGTCATGTGCGTGTGAAGAGAgtaaagattttttattttaaaatagagatggaaaagtttacagagatgtttaaTGGTTGCGATTTGGTTGCTCTCTCCCACCGTCTGTGGAAGCAAACTCATATTATAGAAACTGTTATCACCTTCAAATGTTCCATAAagagtcccccccccccactactATTCACTTTTAGTAGTGAATATAAAAGATCAGTTCAGTCTTATTATCAATTCTGACTAGCTTATTACTATGTATTTTTTGTATAATGTGAAATCCTTTACCCAGCTAAATGCATTAAAGGGCTATACTTATGATCTTACCAGATAAAACATTGATTCTGTGAATGGGGCATTTATTTGTGTAAGTCGTGTTATATGTTTTATCTGGTAAAACTTAAACAATTGGATCCAATACTTTGAGAAAAAACATCAACTCTGATGAAGAGGTTTATTGAGATACATTTAAGACCATTTGTCCTTGTACTTATCCCAAAATTATGGACGTAAGCATCAATAGGATCCTATAAACCAGGGGTGCCCAAATTTTCATCTAAggtcatttaaacatttatgtaATGTTTCTGAATTATTAATCAAACTCTTTATGTTCCTCTGTGCATCTTAGTATCGCTTGGAGACCTTCACTGAATCCAGAACTACTGAATTGAGTCATGAGCCTTACACCAGTAAGAAGCTTCTAAATGCAGCCGAACCAGGGATATTTGTTTACACTTAAACCAAAGCTAAAGATAAAGACAGAATATGCATAATGCTTctatctccatcatcatcatttttatttagcaCCTAAGAGATATCACTAATTATTCACAATTAGGAGAAATGCTACCAGTTGATCTTTAGAGCACCAATAGAGCTTTGCCACTACTTCTAAAACATCAATGGGACGTTTAATGAAGCTTCCTTTCCTGTGCGATATACAATTTGATTTGCTTTAACTGTAGCCCATGACCTTACTAAATGCATCTTCAGAACTAAGTAAAAATGTTGGTCCGATTTAATAGGGTACATCACAATATGGAAAATAATATGTCCCTGATATTTTTCAGATCAACCTGTAGATGCATCAATTCAGCCTGCCCCAGGGCCATGGGAGATATTAGCCAAGACTCCCCCCTTCTTCCAAGATAACACACAGAACATCAGAGTGCCGTACACCTCCTCAGTCAAGGTAAaattagtctcagccacagaggcTCCACCCGCAAGTTGACAAGTTTGGAGTGGGTTTAGATGAAGTTTCTTGTAAATTCAAGAAGTTGTTATTTTGGTGGTCTGTTCTGTTTGCGGACTGCAGTGGCAggcaattacatttttttttaaagaattttaatTAACTGCCTAACtagcagcacggtggtgcagcaggtagtgtcgcagtcacacagatccagggacctggaggttgtgggttcaagtcccactccctgtgactgtctgtgagttcacaccgtttgatgtgttctccctgtgtccgcgtgggtttcctccgggtgctccggtttgctcccatggtccaaaaacacatgcttgtaggtggattggagtctcaaaagtgtgtgtgtgtgttgccctgtgaagaactggcgcccccttcagggtgtattcctgccttgcgcccaatgtccACCACtgtcaccctgaactggataagcggttacagataatgaatgaatgaatgtgcctAATTACTGTATGTGTACATTATGAAAGATAGATTTCCAAAGAAAAGAGGGATGAGATTAAAGGACCTGAAACAGAAGCtcattctgtttctgtttgtgttcagtCATGGTTATAACATAGATAATCCTAGATTTGCATGGTATTATACtgtttttcaaatttaaaactCCACAGCTTGGAACTTCTGTAACATGCCAGAATCATATGTAAAAGCACTCAGTGTCGTTTAATTCAGCTCAGGTTTGGGGAACAGCTATGTGCTCAAAGAATGTCAgatataaatgttattttacattttaaaaacataaaggtTTACAATATTACCTGCTTCATGTCTGTGTGTACCAAATTATACATCTTTTAATAATCTTGTccctaaaaatatataattatccATTATTTACCAGTTGACATAGTTGCTCATATGCTCTTTAATGCAGTTTTatctctgctgttttttttgtctgtaaagCCTTGCCATAAGTGTCAGGGCATGGGGAGGACGCCTTGCAAGGAGTGTGCTGGCTGTGGGAGTGTgagttaattttttgttttagaaGGCAGTTAAAGTACTGTAAATGCAAAACCTAATTTCTGGACATGTTTTCGAAATACTTTACTGCAAAGTCTCAGttcaaaaccttttttttttcttttacagaaaGTCTGCAGTGAATGTAACGGCACAGGCCTTTGCCATGACAACAATCACTGTACACAGTGCAGCGGCCAAGGAAGAGAgaagtatattttatttcacaacTCAGCTTTAGTTAGGACCAGACCAGGAGGTATTAATATAAAGAGTGCCTGCAGCCATTCGAATGAAAGGATTAATTAAAGTGCATAGATAAAACTGATTTAATCTCAGTAATTTAATTGGGGATGGTAATGTGTGGTTTGCAGCTGCTCAAAGTGCAGTGAAGGCTTTAAGGAGTGTAGCCTCTGCCGCGGAAAGAGACAGCTCCTCGTGTTTACCAACCTCAAGGTTCAATGGTAAGAACATACAAGAGATGTTACAGTAAATCAGATTGTACTGTACAACTGTGGTGAGTTTGCACCATCCCTATCAACTGTAGTTTGGCAGAGTTAATATTACACCACTTACACGTCCCCTGGGAAATTATGATCTGTATACATTTACACAAGTTTTGAGATTCTACCAAACTATTTCCCAGTAAATGTAGAATATCTGTAACccataacaaaataaaaatagaccTGGAAATGGTGAATGGTATTCTGCATGACAGTTTAGTGACGTTTGTGACTTTAATCCTCAGGACCAATAATAAGGAGGATTTTGTGGTGGAGCAGTCCAGTGGTTTGAGAGTGAAGAAGTTCAGTAAAGTCTCTGGAAGGGAAATGTTCAAAGACTCTAAGGATATGGTAAATATACACTTATGTACATACTCTATCtccctctcatacacacacacacacacacaagatacaCCTACACcagcggcgattgctctaagactgcaaaggaagctcagcttcccctaaaatgtaaaaaataagtgatcaaatatatactgttgtgtgtacatgtcattgaataaatatgcactacaacgcactcaacttttgttcagaatcagcttcttatcactggtaaagacacggctttcctctcaatcattctcacagtgctttaaacagtctggacgctgagcgtccacagagttcaatagtgaagcagcgaagtgcagcgaaacgagacgagtcattggataaatgctgggctttgtcccgcccattggacactcagcgtctctgggggtctatggggcagtgggctggcctcggctggcccagacgctcagcttctgcatgatgattggatgatctgtctgaggctgaatccctttttgattgacagcgaaatgagcgaatcagcgatcctttggtgtagagatccgtgggagcacaggcggacacacttcacatgggccaaggttgtttaagcagcctagctctgctggccattgagaggacactagtcaagtccctggaaaagacgccttgttggtacgacagggtcacagatcattttcttaaaaaggaacggagggttgaatttacgtataaataaaccgacacattttatgatgtaggccgaaattgagcttcccctccttgaaagaccaggaTCCGCCACTGACCTACACATACAGGACAGTACAGTATAATGAATTTTTTATAccatgatttgtgtgtgtgtgtgtgtgtgtgttttagctttACCCTGCGATGGGTTTCCCGGACCCTGCTGTGGCCCAGGCGTCTGAACGTTTAGTGAGAGAACATCAGTCCAGATTTTCCCAAACTGGTCTCAAAAAAATTCTGCAGCAGGTACTACTTTACGTTCTGTATGTGGATTTGTTTTGTCCCATATTTGATCAAGCTCTAATGTTAATATATTAAAccttcaaataaaaaatgtaatatatatcaATATAACAAATCATATTAGAGGTGGTGTTATGgcaaaaatattacattgcCATCCTGCAAGATATTTTCATGGCACTCACTATGTATTCAGTGTATCTTACATAAGATTCTATTCTGGACCATTTCTATTGATCAATTCATTATAAAACATtcagataaatatttttaacagaaACTATATGGTAAATGTTTATCTGTATTCAGAGATATAAACATGAACGATATCAGATATTGGCACTGGCTCATAATCTCCTagttccagtatctgtagttgtGATAACATTGTTACTGACTGAAAAATCTTTCCTACTGCAGCGTCACACCATAGAGCTGATCCCTGTAACTCGGGTCACCTACGCATGGAAAGAGAAGACTCATGTTTACTTTGTGTACGGAAATGAGATGAAGGTGAATGCACACGACTACCCAGCcacctgctgctgctctgtgaTGTAGTTCAGCGCAGGAACAGAGAAATGGAGCACAGTACGACTGATTTAGTGATGATTTACTAAAGTTAAATGATGTAGTACTTGTATGGAgccaaaaaagggtcaaaaagattttgattttgtaaaacaatactcacaaatgtaatggacattgtaactgcatttgagcaactacatacacataaaactaaaatccacaaatgtattggaatgcacaaattttgttttacgagtatgtagttgctcaaacgcagttacaaattttgttttacgagtatgtagttgctcaaacgcagttacaaattttgttttacgagtatgtagttgctcaaacgcagttacaaattttgttttacgagtatgtagttgctcaaacgcagttacaaattttgttttacgagtatgtagttgctcaaacgcagttacaaattttgtttttcgagtatgtagttgctcaaacgcagttacaaattttgttttacgagtatgtagttgctcaaacgcagttacaaattttgtttttcgagtatgtagttgctcaaacgcagttacaaattttgttttacgagtatgtagttgctcaaacgcagttacaaattttgttttacgagtatgtagttgctcaaacgcagttacaaattttgttttacgagtatgtagttgctcaaacgcagttacaaattttgttttacgagtatgtagttgctcaaacgcagttacaaatttTGTTTTACGAGTAtatagttgctcaaacgcagttacaaattttgttttacgagtatgtagttgctcaaacgcagttacaaattttgttttacgagtatgtagttgctcaaacgcagttacaaattttgttttacatgtatgtagttgctcaaacgcaattacaaagtctgttacatctgtgagtattgttttacaaactcaatctttttgacccttttttgactccatacacTAGATTTCTTCCACATCTTTAGCTCTGCAGAGCCCTCTGCtttctatttttatatttgccCCTCCCTTACACAACTGGTTCAGCACTTAAGGGTTAATCATCAGCTGATGATGTATGTTAGGCGAGGAAGAGGACGGAAATGTGCTGATCAGGACAAAAGGGAAAAGAAAGTGTAGATACGTTCACACTTGTTTTGAACTGCCATCACctgatttcataaatgtgtaACTTTCCAATGCACTGATGAGATTTATTCAGAGTGAATAAATGATAAAGGCTCCATTGTagacaaaattatatttttacaacTGTATTACTGTGGTTTTAATAGGAACCAAATGTCTATATGAGTCTTAAACCTCTCCCAAAGGAAGTCATTACactaaatgattttaaaaagcttGTCTGGATGCCTAAGactttgtttaacactttaagtactttaaatgaaatattttgcaaaacatattttggcctgaaatgttttttatttcaaagtATTTTATGCCAAATAAATTCTTTGTGTTGTAAGGCAAACAGCACCATTATTTTAACAAATCTGAGTATTAGTCAAATGAAATATGTCACATCCAACTCTCAAAGAATTACTTGAAACACTGAACTGTGCATAAAAGTAGAAAGATTGGTCGAACTGCTCTT
This window contains:
- the LOC136666222 gene encoding protein SSUH2 homolog — encoded protein: MSTPADGNAPSVPPANMFDNVPGYEVTVAGGGGGYPPPPMPTVPMPVPEPGPLQPNLHIPSITEDAAYEAFVGYASSKCCYSTGPAKDGVITSMEPFNTYRYRLETFTESRTTELSHEPYTNQPVDASIQPAPGPWEILAKTPPFFQDNTQNIRVPYTSSVKPCHKCQGMGRTPCKECAGCGSKVCSECNGTGLCHDNNHCTQCSGQGRENCSKCSEGFKECSLCRGKRQLLVFTNLKVQWTNNKEDFVVEQSSGLRVKKFSKVSGREMFKDSKDMLYPAMGFPDPAVAQASERLVREHQSRFSQTGLKKILQQRHTIELIPVTRVTYAWKEKTHVYFVYGNEMKVNAHDYPATCCCSVM